The proteins below are encoded in one region of Flavobacterium nackdongense:
- a CDS encoding geranylgeranylglycerol-phosphate geranylgeranyltransferase, whose protein sequence is MLSRKNKIIVMKFISLFSVVRGYNIPIIVIAQYLSAIFILAPEKRALFILLDFDLFIIVLASSLAIASGYIINNFYDTKKDLINRPNKSMLDRLVSQKTKLNVYFALNFIVVFLAIFVSWRAFLYFSVYIFLIWYYSHRIKKQLFLGNLMSAFLSVLPFFAVFLYYKNLYEVILGHAVFLFLLLLIRELVKDLENIKGDLANDYRTIPIVYGEEVSKKIITILSLSTIIPVYILIEVFDVGYMDIYFYTCLIILIFFQLSLWKSNTKEQYVLLHNVLKFLIVAGVFSIILINPSVLWHGKKLLQSI, encoded by the coding sequence ATGCTAAGCCGAAAGAACAAAATTATCGTGATGAAATTCATCAGTTTGTTTTCTGTGGTTAGAGGCTACAACATTCCGATAATCGTAATAGCCCAATATCTTTCAGCCATTTTCATTCTCGCTCCCGAAAAAAGAGCCTTATTCATTCTTCTAGATTTCGATTTATTTATCATCGTTTTGGCATCCTCATTGGCCATTGCTTCTGGATATATTATCAATAATTTCTATGATACCAAAAAGGATTTAATCAATCGTCCCAACAAGTCAATGCTCGATCGATTGGTCAGCCAAAAAACAAAACTAAACGTATATTTTGCGCTTAATTTCATTGTGGTTTTTCTAGCTATTTTTGTGTCTTGGCGCGCTTTTTTATATTTTTCGGTATATATTTTCTTGATTTGGTATTATTCACATCGAATAAAAAAGCAACTATTTCTTGGGAATTTAATGTCTGCATTTCTATCGGTATTGCCTTTTTTCGCCGTGTTTTTATATTACAAAAATCTCTACGAAGTCATTTTGGGGCACGCTGTTTTCTTGTTTTTATTGCTTTTGATTCGGGAATTGGTCAAAGATTTAGAAAACATAAAAGGTGATCTAGCTAACGATTATAGAACCATTCCCATTGTGTATGGCGAGGAAGTTTCGAAGAAAATAATAACCATTTTATCCCTTTCCACCATCATTCCAGTATACATCTTAATCGAAGTTTTCGATGTGGGTTATATGGACATCTATTTTTATACTTGCTTAATTATTCTGATTTTTTTCCAGCTTTCCTTATGGAAATCAAACACTAAAGAGCAATATGTTTTGCTTCATAATGTCCTGAAATTCCTAATCGTAGCAGGCGTTTTTAGTATCATCCTCATCAATCCCAGCGTGTTGTGGCACGGCAAAAAATTATTGCAATCGATTTAA
- a CDS encoding pseudouridine synthase, whose translation MNNKEGNNNKSGGRANSSRPNSNKPKPAMAKRAQGPKKVKPSVKIAEQEAAKNAKKPNQAPKRPKVKDEIRLNKYISNSGVCSRRDADIYIQSGNVKVNGIPVTEMGYMVKPGDVVNFDGAVLTPEKKVYILLNKPKNFTTALDEGQENRNVLELVKGSTTAKIAPVGRMDKNTTGLLLFTNDTDMIRKFTLPTNKSSKIYQVSLDKNLKFEDLEKIQKGLVIDGHRIFVEDVSYIEGEAKSEIGLKLRSANVKVVRSIFENFSYDVLRIDRVAFAGLTKKNLPRGNWRLLTEQEIINLKNV comes from the coding sequence ATGAATAACAAGGAAGGCAATAATAATAAAAGTGGAGGTAGAGCCAATAGCTCAAGACCCAATTCAAATAAGCCGAAGCCAGCAATGGCTAAGCGAGCTCAAGGGCCTAAAAAAGTAAAGCCATCTGTAAAAATAGCGGAGCAAGAGGCTGCTAAAAACGCAAAAAAACCGAACCAAGCACCGAAACGACCGAAAGTAAAAGACGAAATTCGTTTGAACAAATACATTTCTAATTCTGGAGTGTGTTCGCGTCGGGATGCCGATATTTACATTCAATCTGGAAATGTAAAAGTAAACGGAATTCCGGTAACCGAAATGGGTTATATGGTAAAACCAGGTGATGTTGTCAATTTTGATGGAGCTGTTTTAACTCCTGAGAAAAAAGTATATATCTTGTTGAACAAACCCAAAAATTTTACCACAGCTCTTGACGAAGGTCAAGAAAACCGTAACGTTTTGGAATTGGTAAAAGGTTCGACAACAGCAAAAATTGCCCCTGTTGGAAGAATGGACAAAAACACTACTGGTTTGTTGTTGTTCACTAACGATACCGATATGATTCGTAAGTTTACGTTACCAACGAATAAATCTTCTAAAATCTACCAAGTTTCTTTGGATAAAAACTTGAAATTCGAGGATTTAGAAAAAATACAAAAAGGTTTGGTTATTGACGGACACCGCATTTTTGTTGAAGATGTAAGTTATATTGAAGGTGAAGCTAAAAGTGAAATTGGATTGAAATTAAGATCGGCCAATGTTAAAGTGGTTCGTTCTATTTTCGAAAATTTCAGCTATGACGTTTTAAGAATTGATAGAGTTGCTTTTGCAGGGTTGACTAAAAAGAATTTGCCTCGTGGAAACTGGAGATTGCTTACAGAACAAGAAATTATCAATTTGAAAAACGTGTAA
- the gldD gene encoding gliding motility lipoprotein GldD — protein sequence MLNKQIAIPLLFIMLISVFSCKDEVLPKPAAYLRLDYPEAEYAQFESQCPFEFEMNSDATIKGGKDCGFTITYPKMKATIYLTYKPVNNDIDKLLRDAQKLTYEHVIKADDILEQPYLNPSKKVYGMFYQVDGNAATNSQFYVTDSINHFVSGSVYFYAKPNFDSIMPAASYIKNDMQRLMETLKWK from the coding sequence ATGCTGAACAAACAAATTGCAATTCCCTTACTTTTTATAATGCTAATTTCTGTCTTTAGCTGTAAAGACGAGGTTTTACCTAAACCTGCGGCTTATTTGCGATTGGATTATCCTGAGGCGGAATATGCTCAGTTTGAAAGCCAATGTCCGTTTGAATTCGAAATGAATTCGGATGCCACTATCAAAGGTGGAAAAGATTGCGGATTTACCATTACCTACCCAAAAATGAAAGCCACCATTTATTTGACCTACAAACCCGTGAATAATGACATTGATAAATTGTTGCGTGATGCTCAAAAGTTGACTTATGAACACGTAATCAAAGCCGATGATATTCTGGAACAACCCTATTTGAATCCTTCCAAAAAAGTATATGGAATGTTCTATCAAGTGGATGGCAATGCGGCTACCAATTCACAATTTTATGTGACGGACAGCATCAATCATTTTGTAAGCGGCTCCGTTTATTTCTACGCAAAACCCAATTTTGATTCTATTATGCCCGCTGCAAGTTATATCAAAAACGATATGCAACGTTTGATGGAGACTTTGAAGTGGAAATAA
- a CDS encoding gliding motility-associated protein GldE, which yields MDPEPSFFQQYTLDTPFLLGLIAIFALLFCSALVSGAEVALFSLSQKDIDDTLQEHPSKGKIISELLEKPKKLLATLLVANNFINIGVVILFSYVGHEIFSGIASPILKFIVEVILVTFLILLFGEVLPKVYASRNNIKFAKLIAYPISGLDKLLSPISLPMRKATIFLHNKLGKQKTSFSVDQLSQALELTDSEETSTEEQKILEGIVTFGNTDTKQVMSPRMDIFALEIEESFTAIFPKILEMGFSRIPVYRDNIDHIVGVLFVKDLLPHINKKDFDWKTLLREPFFVPENKKIDNLLKDFQSMKSHLAIVVDEYGGTSGLVSLEDIIEEIVGDISDEFDDDNTNYSKIDDKNYLFEGKTNLKDFYRVIDVEEESFESKKGEAETLAGFILEILGNFPKKDQKITFENCTFTIETVDKKRIKQIKVTIE from the coding sequence TTGGACCCAGAGCCCAGTTTTTTTCAACAATACACTTTAGACACCCCATTTTTATTGGGTCTTATCGCGATCTTTGCCCTACTGTTTTGTTCTGCACTAGTTTCAGGAGCCGAAGTTGCGCTGTTCTCTTTGTCACAAAAAGACATCGACGATACTTTGCAAGAACACCCATCAAAGGGAAAAATAATTTCAGAACTTTTAGAAAAACCCAAAAAATTACTTGCTACATTATTGGTGGCCAATAATTTTATCAATATTGGAGTCGTGATTTTGTTTTCATACGTTGGCCACGAAATTTTCTCTGGAATCGCATCTCCAATTCTAAAATTTATTGTTGAAGTGATTTTAGTCACTTTTTTAATCTTGTTATTCGGCGAGGTATTGCCAAAAGTGTATGCTAGTCGAAACAACATAAAATTTGCAAAATTAATTGCTTACCCTATTTCAGGACTTGACAAACTATTATCACCCATCAGTTTGCCAATGCGAAAAGCTACCATTTTCCTGCATAATAAATTAGGAAAACAAAAAACAAGCTTTTCTGTCGATCAATTATCGCAAGCGCTGGAACTCACCGATTCTGAAGAAACTTCTACCGAAGAGCAAAAAATATTGGAAGGCATTGTAACTTTTGGCAATACAGATACCAAACAAGTAATGAGTCCGAGAATGGATATTTTCGCATTGGAAATCGAAGAATCTTTTACTGCAATTTTTCCAAAAATTCTAGAAATGGGTTTCTCGCGAATTCCAGTATATCGAGACAATATAGATCATATCGTAGGCGTTCTGTTTGTAAAAGATCTTTTGCCCCACATCAACAAAAAAGATTTTGATTGGAAAACCTTGCTAAGAGAACCGTTTTTTGTTCCTGAAAACAAGAAAATAGACAATTTGCTCAAGGATTTCCAAAGTATGAAAAGCCATTTAGCGATTGTGGTTGACGAATATGGAGGCACTTCGGGCTTGGTATCGCTTGAAGATATTATCGAAGAAATTGTGGGCGATATCAGCGATGAATTTGATGATGACAACACAAATTATTCTAAAATTGATGATAAAAACTACCTTTTTGAAGGAAAAACAAATCTCAAGGATTTCTACAGAGTGATTGATGTAGAGGAAGAATCATTTGAATCGAAGAAAGGCGAAGCCGAAACCTTGGCGGGATTTATTCTCGAGATTTTGGGCAATTTTCCCAAAAAAGACCAGAAAATAACATTCGAAAACTGTACGTTTACCATCGAAACGGTCGATAAAAAACGTATTAAACAAATAAAAGTCACTATTGAATAA
- a CDS encoding single-stranded DNA-binding protein: protein MNSTLNKVMLIGHLGDEVKMHYFKSDSCIGKFPLATNETYINKETGEKITSTEWHNIVVRNKAAELCEKYLSKGDKIYVEGRIKSRQWQAEDGTTKYITEIQAIDFTFLTTKKGFEQSKENKPTEPTKNTNFGAENNGLPINDLPF, encoded by the coding sequence ATGAATTCGACTCTGAATAAAGTAATGCTGATTGGCCATTTAGGCGACGAGGTGAAGATGCACTATTTCAAAAGTGATTCTTGTATTGGGAAATTTCCTTTGGCAACAAACGAGACCTATATTAATAAAGAAACGGGTGAAAAAATCACTTCAACCGAGTGGCATAATATTGTGGTGCGCAACAAAGCAGCCGAATTGTGCGAAAAATATCTTTCGAAAGGAGATAAAATCTATGTCGAAGGCCGCATTAAATCGCGTCAATGGCAAGCCGAAGACGGAACTACAAAATACATTACCGAAATTCAAGCCATCGATTTTACTTTTTTAACCACCAAAAAAGGTTTTGAACAAAGCAAGGAAAATAAACCAACCGAACCCACAAAAAATACTAACTTTGGCGCAGAAAACAACGGTTTACCTATCAATGATTTGCCGTTTTGA
- the mutY gene encoding A/G-specific adenine glycosylase: MIFSNVLIRWYLENKRDLPWRKTDNPYLIWLSEIMLQQTRVAQGTPYFLSFTNAFPSVFDLAAAHEEQVLKLWQGLGYYSRARNLHKTAQFIATELSGKFPNNYNDLLKLKGVGEYTAAAIASFSYNEAVPVVDGNVFRVLSRYFDVETDIASATAKKEFAALAFELMPKENPALFNQAIMEFGALQCVPKSPNCEICVFNTSCAALQKKKVDQLPVKSKKLKVKNRYFNYIVVSDDDEKTIIQKRTAKGIWHNLYEFPLIETEQVEDFAFISQQIKTDFFKENTIESLSEMNPESIIHKLSHQHLHIKFWKVNLKGTVANGIDAATLKTFPFPIAIHNFIEKDF; the protein is encoded by the coding sequence ATGATCTTTTCCAACGTATTGATAAGGTGGTATTTAGAAAATAAACGTGATTTACCCTGGCGAAAAACCGATAATCCGTACCTCATTTGGCTATCAGAAATTATGCTTCAACAGACGCGAGTAGCACAAGGAACACCCTATTTTTTATCTTTTACAAATGCTTTTCCAAGCGTTTTTGATTTGGCTGCAGCCCACGAAGAACAGGTCTTGAAACTGTGGCAAGGTTTGGGTTATTATTCCCGTGCTCGAAATTTACATAAAACAGCTCAGTTTATCGCTACAGAATTATCAGGGAAATTTCCAAACAACTACAATGACTTATTAAAATTAAAAGGCGTTGGCGAATATACCGCTGCTGCTATAGCCTCTTTTTCGTACAATGAAGCCGTTCCGGTTGTCGATGGAAATGTTTTTCGGGTTTTGTCGCGCTATTTTGATGTAGAAACCGATATTGCTTCGGCTACAGCCAAAAAAGAATTTGCCGCTTTGGCTTTCGAATTGATGCCAAAAGAAAACCCCGCTTTGTTCAACCAAGCCATAATGGAATTTGGCGCTTTGCAGTGCGTTCCTAAAAGTCCGAATTGCGAAATTTGCGTTTTCAACACGAGTTGTGCCGCTTTGCAAAAAAAGAAAGTCGATCAATTGCCTGTAAAATCAAAGAAGTTGAAAGTCAAAAATCGATACTTTAATTATATAGTAGTTTCTGATGATGATGAAAAGACCATCATTCAAAAAAGAACAGCCAAAGGAATTTGGCACAATCTCTATGAATTTCCATTGATTGAAACGGAGCAAGTAGAAGATTTTGCATTTATTTCCCAACAAATTAAGACCGACTTTTTCAAAGAAAATACTATCGAAAGCCTATCCGAAATGAACCCTGAGAGTATTATTCATAAATTATCGCATCAGCATTTGCATATCAAGTTTTGGAAAGTTAATTTAAAAGGAACTGTAGCAAACGGTATTGACGCCGCAACTTTAAAAACATTTCCATTCCCTATTGCCATTCATAATTTTATCGAAAAGGATTTTTAG
- a CDS encoding HU family DNA-binding protein encodes MKMTKADIVAKISERLGLEKGDVQATVETFMTEVKTSLETGDNVYLRGFGSFIVKTRAEKTGRNISKNTTIKIPAHNIPAFKPAKVFVEGVKTNNEAK; translated from the coding sequence ATTAAAATGACAAAAGCAGATATCGTAGCAAAAATCTCAGAGAGATTAGGTCTAGAAAAGGGAGATGTTCAGGCAACAGTTGAGACCTTTATGACAGAAGTAAAAACCTCATTAGAAACTGGGGATAATGTTTATTTAAGAGGTTTTGGTAGCTTCATTGTAAAAACAAGAGCTGAAAAAACAGGAAGAAATATTTCTAAAAATACTACAATCAAAATCCCTGCTCACAATATTCCAGCTTTCAAACCCGCAAAAGTTTTTGTAGAAGGAGTGAAAACGAATAACGAAGCAAAATAA
- a CDS encoding Rne/Rng family ribonuclease: MNKELIIRSSSDAVDFALLKDGKLIELHKEQETSNFQVGDIFIAKIRKPVAGLNAAFVNVGYEKDAFLHYHDLGPNLASQLKFIKLVSAGKIKDFSLKNFQFEKEIDKDGSITDIINSNQSILVQVVKEPISTKGPRISAELSLAGRFIVLVPFSDRVSISQKIEDKKEKDRLKRLVQSIKPKGFGVIVRTVAEGKNTAELEKDLQNLIERWTAMCKKLPTAHHPSKVLGELNRASSILRDVFNDTFSGIQIDDEELYNQTKDYLQEIAPSKTSIVKFYQSKDTPIFEKYNIERQIKTSFGKTVSMSKGAYLIIEHTEALHVIDVNSGNRSNKASNQEDTAMEVNMIAAAEIARQLRLRDMGGIIVVDFIDMGNPENRKVLFDFLREEMDDDKAKHKILPPSKFGLVQITRQRVRPEVNIKTREEDPNNGNGEIEAPIQIIDKIALDLESILKTHNEVVLNVHPFVAAYLTKGFPSIRSKWFFEHKKWVKIIPRDAYTYLQYHFYDKKKNVIIE; encoded by the coding sequence GTGAATAAAGAATTAATCATCCGTTCTAGTTCAGATGCCGTAGATTTTGCCTTATTAAAAGATGGAAAACTAATTGAATTACACAAAGAACAAGAAACAAGCAATTTCCAAGTTGGCGATATTTTTATTGCCAAAATTAGGAAACCCGTTGCTGGACTGAATGCCGCTTTTGTAAATGTAGGCTACGAAAAAGACGCCTTTTTACATTATCACGATTTGGGTCCTAATCTTGCTTCCCAACTGAAATTCATAAAACTTGTAAGCGCAGGTAAAATAAAAGATTTCTCCCTAAAAAACTTTCAGTTTGAAAAAGAGATAGACAAAGATGGTTCGATCACTGATATTATCAATTCGAATCAATCTATCTTAGTACAAGTTGTCAAAGAACCAATATCTACCAAAGGTCCAAGAATAAGCGCAGAGCTTTCACTTGCCGGAAGATTTATTGTTTTGGTTCCGTTTTCTGACCGTGTTTCTATTTCACAAAAAATAGAAGACAAAAAAGAAAAGGATCGTTTAAAACGACTCGTACAATCCATCAAACCAAAAGGATTTGGTGTTATTGTTCGCACAGTAGCCGAAGGCAAAAATACAGCCGAATTAGAAAAAGATTTGCAGAACCTCATAGAGAGATGGACTGCAATGTGTAAAAAATTACCAACCGCTCATCATCCGTCCAAAGTATTAGGAGAGCTCAATAGAGCTTCATCAATACTGAGAGACGTCTTCAACGATACCTTTAGTGGCATCCAAATAGATGATGAAGAGTTGTACAACCAAACGAAGGATTATTTACAAGAAATAGCCCCTTCGAAAACATCGATTGTTAAGTTTTATCAATCCAAAGACACTCCAATTTTCGAGAAATACAATATAGAGAGACAAATCAAGACCTCCTTTGGAAAAACAGTTTCCATGAGTAAAGGTGCCTATCTTATTATCGAACATACCGAAGCTTTGCACGTTATAGACGTCAATAGCGGAAACCGTTCTAATAAAGCATCCAATCAAGAAGACACTGCCATGGAAGTCAATATGATAGCCGCCGCCGAAATCGCCAGACAATTGCGTCTTCGTGATATGGGCGGAATCATAGTAGTCGATTTTATCGATATGGGCAATCCCGAAAATCGCAAAGTCTTGTTCGACTTCCTCAGGGAAGAAATGGACGACGATAAAGCCAAACACAAAATCTTACCGCCGAGTAAATTTGGATTAGTCCAAATCACCCGACAAAGAGTAAGACCGGAAGTCAACATCAAAACTAGAGAAGAAGATCCTAACAATGGAAACGGCGAAATTGAAGCGCCAATTCAAATCATTGATAAAATCGCTCTTGATCTAGAAAGTATATTAAAAACACACAATGAAGTTGTGCTTAACGTACATCCCTTTGTGGCCGCATACCTTACCAAAGGTTTTCCATCAATACGTTCAAAATGGTTTTTTGAACATAAAAAATGGGTGAAAATCATACCACGTGACGCTTACACGTACTTGCAATACCATTTCTACGACAAAAAGAAGAATGTTATTATAGAGTAA
- a CDS encoding nucleoside deaminase, whose product MENPFTDEYFMKKALQEAEMAFEKDEIPVGALIVIDNKVIARGHNLTEMLNDVTAHAEMQAITAAANFLGGKYLTGCTLYVTLEPCQMCAGALYWSQISKIVFGASDEHRGFEKMGTQLHPKTTVVRGVLANEASDLMKRFFARKRK is encoded by the coding sequence ATGGAAAACCCTTTCACTGACGAGTATTTTATGAAGAAAGCCTTGCAAGAGGCTGAAATGGCTTTTGAGAAGGATGAAATTCCGGTTGGTGCCCTAATTGTAATCGACAATAAAGTCATAGCTCGAGGTCACAATCTTACCGAAATGCTCAATGATGTTACCGCTCACGCCGAAATGCAGGCTATTACTGCTGCGGCTAATTTTTTAGGCGGAAAATATTTAACCGGTTGTACACTTTACGTGACATTGGAACCTTGCCAAATGTGCGCAGGTGCTTTGTATTGGAGTCAAATTTCTAAAATTGTTTTTGGAGCCAGTGACGAACATCGGGGTTTCGAAAAAATGGGAACACAATTGCATCCTAAAACTACCGTGGTTCGTGGTGTTTTGGCGAATGAAGCGAGTGATTTGATGAAGCGGTTTTTTGCTAGGAAGAGAAAATAA
- a CDS encoding energy transducer TonB, giving the protein MERKYRITIPEPCQEDWNKMTPNDTGRFCGSCSKNVVDFTNMIPEEIQIYFQQNKNVCGRIKKSQLDSITIQIPSRVLYSQTQYHKMFLLALFIATGTTLFSCADKNGEKQKFKTIEVVQDKIEKKSKVGIIQPSKDSLNSRNQRPNSKINQIKFTKPKTTICSEVVLNKEAKINSETSIIYEDNTIYGGMGIDVYPEYVGGMLKFNAFIKNNYLIPEKARKLNGKIQATFVIEKEGTLNDVVIMKDLGFGTGDELIRVLKQSKKWTPAEERGKKIRFQFESEIFITTDTVRKIFNLKKVTARIDTIQIKRITKFKD; this is encoded by the coding sequence ATGGAAAGAAAATATAGAATCACGATTCCCGAACCTTGTCAGGAGGATTGGAATAAAATGACACCAAATGATACTGGTAGATTTTGTGGGAGTTGCTCCAAAAACGTAGTTGATTTCACCAATATGATTCCTGAGGAAATTCAAATCTACTTCCAACAGAATAAAAATGTTTGCGGAAGAATAAAAAAATCACAATTAGATTCTATTACAATTCAAATTCCAAGTCGAGTTTTATATTCTCAAACACAATACCATAAAATGTTTTTATTGGCTTTGTTTATCGCAACGGGAACAACACTGTTCAGTTGCGCCGATAAAAATGGAGAGAAACAAAAATTTAAGACAATAGAAGTTGTTCAAGACAAAATAGAGAAGAAGTCAAAAGTTGGGATTATACAGCCATCAAAAGACTCGTTAAATAGCAGAAATCAAAGGCCTAACTCAAAAATCAATCAAATAAAATTTACTAAGCCAAAAACTACAATTTGTAGTGAGGTAGTCCTTAATAAAGAAGCAAAAATAAATAGTGAAACTTCTATTATTTATGAAGATAATACAATCTATGGTGGAATGGGAATTGATGTATACCCAGAATACGTCGGAGGAATGTTAAAATTCAACGCTTTTATCAAAAACAATTATTTAATTCCCGAAAAGGCTAGAAAATTAAATGGCAAAATCCAAGCTACTTTTGTAATTGAAAAGGAAGGCACTTTAAATGACGTAGTCATTATGAAAGACCTTGGTTTTGGAACAGGTGATGAGCTGATTCGTGTTTTGAAGCAATCAAAAAAGTGGACTCCTGCTGAAGAACGAGGTAAAAAAATTAGATTTCAGTTTGAATCTGAAATTTTCATAACTACCGATACAGTTAGAAAAATATTCAATTTAAAAAAAGTTACCGCCAGAATTGATACCATTCAAATAAAAAGAATCACAAAATTCAAAGATTAA
- a CDS encoding KTSC domain-containing protein, with the protein MNRYTVNDCNIISVGYDEISKTLEIEFKLQVIHQYFDVSLDEFVALMKATAIETHYFNHVYCRYYFDVE; encoded by the coding sequence ATGAATCGATACACGGTAAACGACTGCAATATTATCTCTGTGGGCTATGACGAGATAAGTAAAACCCTTGAAATAGAGTTCAAACTTCAAGTAATTCATCAGTATTTTGATGTTTCACTAGACGAATTTGTGGCGCTGATGAAAGCAACAGCGATCGAAACGCATTATTTTAACCACGTGTATTGTCGCTATTATTTTGATGTAGAATAA
- a CDS encoding DNA-binding transcriptional response regulator encodes MFKKVLVAEDLDSISIAVGQALAELSVVEIHHAKYCDDALLKVKKALLDEAPFDLLISDLSFKVDHRENHLTCGDELIAAVKKIQPTLKTVVFSIEDKSFRIKSLFNDLGVNAFVSKGRNSIPELQKAIQSVFDNESKILSQELSHALKDKSLIEIEIYDITLLKSLSKGFTLEEIAVDFKTTGIIPNGSSSIEKRINRLKIFFKANNNVHLIAIAKDLGLV; translated from the coding sequence ATGTTTAAAAAAGTTTTAGTAGCCGAAGATTTAGACAGTATTAGCATCGCCGTCGGACAAGCGTTGGCAGAACTTTCCGTTGTAGAAATTCACCACGCTAAATATTGTGACGACGCCCTTCTGAAAGTAAAAAAAGCACTATTAGATGAGGCACCCTTTGATTTATTAATTAGTGATTTGTCCTTCAAAGTGGATCATCGAGAGAATCATTTAACTTGTGGTGACGAATTGATTGCCGCAGTCAAAAAAATACAACCTACTCTAAAAACAGTAGTTTTTTCGATTGAAGACAAATCTTTCCGAATCAAATCCTTGTTTAATGATTTAGGTGTGAATGCTTTTGTTTCTAAAGGTCGAAACAGTATTCCGGAACTCCAAAAAGCCATTCAAAGCGTTTTTGACAACGAATCCAAAATTCTTTCTCAGGAATTGTCACACGCCTTAAAAGACAAATCCCTCATTGAAATTGAAATTTATGACATCACTCTGCTCAAGTCCCTGTCGAAAGGCTTCACTTTAGAAGAAATCGCCGTAGATTTCAAAACTACCGGAATAATCCCCAACGGGAGCAGCAGCATTGAAAAGCGCATCAACCGCCTCAAAATATTCTTCAAAGCCAATAATAACGTGCATCTGATTGCTATTGCTAAAGATTTGGGGTTAGTGTAA